A window of Onychostoma macrolepis isolate SWU-2019 chromosome 01, ASM1243209v1, whole genome shotgun sequence contains these coding sequences:
- the si:dkeyp-75b4.10 gene encoding ladderlectin, with the protein MWISAAFLLFALAVNEVESNDSFNIGRKCPTGWEKFGTQCFKYFSDLKPWAEAEKQCVDLGGNLAAIHNQLTHNFLKTFLKKYANGITRTWIGAHDATKSYVWFWSDGSKFEYSDWHTGEPNNGGDTENCVEMGYGAEQRWNDAHCDTHLGFICYRKARIEF; encoded by the exons ATGTGGATTTCTGCAGCATTCCTTCTTTTTGCATTGGCTGTAAATGAAGTCGAGTCTAATG ATTCTTTCAACATTGGTCGAAAATGCCCCACTGGCTGGGAGAAATTTGGAacacaatgttttaaatatttcagtgaCTTGAAACCATGGGCTGAGGCAGAG AAACAATGTGTTGACCTCGGAGGAAACCTTGCAGCTATCCACAATCAACTCACTCACAATTTCCTAAAGACCTTCCTGAAAAAATATGCTAATGGTATCACCCGAACCTGGATTGGTGCTCATGATGCAACTAAG AGTTATGTCTGGTTTTGGAGTGATGGATCAAAGTTTGAGTACAGTGACTGGCATACTGGTGAGCCAAATAATGGAGGAGATACTGAAAATTGCGTGGAGATGGGCTATGGAG CTGAGCAACGCTGGAATGATGCACACTGTGATACTCATCTCGGTTTCATCTGTTACAGAAAGGCTAGAATTGAATTTTGA
- the si:dkeyp-75b4.8 gene encoding lipopolysaccharide-induced tumor necrosis factor-alpha factor homolog, with amino-acid sequence MDIPACTSATARSTSPPPPYNDFNKFPIYEEIIPASPPPDYTVAIAPPADRERVNLQEIPQNPNRRRANPYPVLNVPPRIEIVEHREQIFMQQILQPVAPQVVVVQPQQMLVLLDDTPTATVCKYCHKSIITDVKYKSGSAAWGMCCLLTVLGFICGFCLIPFCFSGFKDAHHSCPYCHKHLGIYIRK; translated from the exons ATGGATATTCCCGCATGTACTTCAGCAACAGCAAGGTCCACATCCCCACCTCCCCCCTACAATGACTTTAATAAATTTCCCATTTATGAGGAAATAattccagcttcacctccaccCGATTACACCGTCGCTATAGCACCACCTGCTGACAGGGAGAGAG TCAATCTTCAAGAGATTCCTCAAAACCCCAATAGAAGGAGGGCAAACCCTTATCCTGTCCTCAATGTGCCCCCTCGAATTGAAATAGTCGAACACAGAGAACAAA TATTCATGCAGCAGATATTGCAGCCTGTAGCTCCTCAGGTGGTCGTGGTGCAGCCACAGCAGATGCTTGTTCTTTTGGATGACACACCGACAGCGACTGTGTGCAAGTACTGCCATAAGAGCATCATCACTGATGTGAAATATAAATCTGGTTCTGCTGCATGGGGCATGTGCTGCTTATTAACTGTACTTGG gtTCATTTGTGGATTTTGCCTCATCCCATTCTGTTTCAGCGGTTTTAAAGATGCCCATCACTCCTGTCCTTACTGCCATAAGCACTTAGGAATATACATCCGCAAATGA
- the pdia2 gene encoding protein disulfide-isomerase A2 — protein MRLLHILGFTLLLCSLCVRAKEETTEDKVEEKVEDSSEEDTEPEKPEKTEEITEEKDVLVLHSVNFDRALSENKYLLVEFYAPWCGHCRNLEPIYAEVAGLLKNGSPEVRLAKVDADEEKDLATEFHVGSFPVLKFFKDGNRQNATDFSGKRTVKGITRWLERHTGPSATVLNDVKSAEALLDAHDVVVVGFFQDLAGDKAKIFYDVTLIAVDFDFGITSNPELFKKYDVKSDSLVLFKKFDEKRADMPLTEDSKLDKGEMISFIHTNSMKLVIPFNEENADQIFRSKVRNHMILFINTTVESQNALLEDFRDAASEFKEKVLFITLDVTSDKSDHVLKYFSISADDAPIIRLINIDKVVTYAMEGSTINKDTLRTFCQGVLDGTMKPFLKTQEIPEDWDKNPVKVLVGKNFKEVAFDETKNVFVEFYAPWCGHCEQLAPIWDELGEKYKDHENIIIAKMDATGNDAEDVNIEGFPTIKYFPAGAEKKIVDYNGNRDLETFSKFLDNGGVLPEKESKDDDEDDDDDDEDEVSDEPTEESPKSTNETSKDEL, from the exons ATGAGGCTTCTACACATCCTGGGTTTCACCCTCTTGCTCTGCAGCCTGTGTGTGAGGGCAAAGGAGGAAACAACTGAGGACAAAGTAGAGGAAAAAGTTGAGGACAGCTCTGAAGAAGACACAGAACCAGAGAAACCAGAGAAGACAGAAGAAATTACAGAAGAGAAAGACGTTTTGGTCCTTCATAGCGTCAACTTTGACAGAGCTCTCAGTGAGAACAAATACCTGCTTGTGGAATTTT atgCTCCATGGTGTGGTCACTGTCGCAATCTGGAGCCCATTTATGCAGAAGTGGCTGGATTACTGAAAAATGGGTCACCTGAAGTACGACTGGCCAAAGTGGATGCTGACGAAGAGAAAGACCTTGCCACAGAGTTCCACGTGGGCAGTTTTCCCGTTCTTAAATTCTTCAAAGATGGCAATAGGCAAAATGCCACCGATTTTTCtg GAAAGCGAACGGTAAAAGGAATCACGAGGTGGCTGGAGAGGCACACGGGGCCCAGCGCTACTGTTCTCAATGATGTGAAGAGTGCAGAGGCTCTGCTGGATGCACATGATGTGGTTGTGGTTGGATTCTTCCAG GATTTGGCAGGAGATAAGGCAAAGATATTTTATGATGTAACTTTAATAGCAGTAGACTTTGACTTCGGAATCACAAGCAACCCAGAGCTCTTCAAGAAGTATGATGTAAAAAGCGACTCATTGGTGCTTTTCAAGAAG TTTGATGAAAAGCGGGCAGATATGCCACTTACTGAGGACAGCAAGCTAGACAAAGGAGAGATGATTTCATTCATCCATACCAACAGCATGAAACTTGTCATTCCATTTAATGAAGAG AATGCTGACCAAATATTTAGGTCTAAGGTCCGTAATCACATGATTCTATTCATTAACACAACTGTGGAATCCCAAAATGCATTGCTAGAAGATTTCAGAGATGCTGCCAGTGAGTTTAAGGAAAAA GTGCTTTTCATCACATTAGATGTTACGTCTGACAAATCGGATCATGTGCTGAAGTATTTCAGCATCTCTGCAGATGATGCTCCTATTATTCGCCTGATCAACATTGATAAAGTGGTGACATATGCAATGGAGGGATCAACCATCAACAAAGACACGCTGAGAACATTTTGCCAGGGGGTTCTGGATGGTACCATGAAG CCCTTTTTGAAGACTCAAGAAATTCCAGAGGATTGGGACAAGAATCCAGTTAAAGTCCTTGTAGGGAAGAACTTCAAAGAAGTGGCTTTTGATGAGACTAAGAACGTCTTTGTGGAGTTTT ATGCTCCATGGTGTGGTCACTGTGAGCAACTGGCTCCTATATGGGATGAGTTGGGTGAGAAGTACAAAGACCATGAGAATATAATCATTGCAAAAATGGACGCTACAGGAAACGATGCGGAAGATGTCAATATAGAGGGATTTCCCACCATTAAATACTTTCCAGCTGGGGCTGAAAAGAAG ATCGTTGATTATAACGGAAACAGAGATTTGGAGACCTTCTCAAAGTTCCTGGATAATGGAGGAGTGTTACCAGAAAAAGAGAGtaaagatgatgatgaagatgatgatgatgatgatgaagatgag GTGTCAGATGAACCAACAGAGGAGTCACCAAAATCTACCAATGAAACCAGCAAGGATGAGCTTTAA
- the LOC131544817 gene encoding protein PERCC1 produces MSKPLIIHNAKRTAQLHERHPSSITRMAASVIRTLSNLGLAKPFPPCFFPAEDEEETEEEYEEELREDSLEEDEDAVASESQEEEPWSFDSFPNNAEMTNQLLRFAELISSDVQRYFGRSQDPDACDIYAERPCPKVGGRQRYYADFIKVASSGQAEEPESLGPLAELFQDAQRKGQGLPMNQRRLPISFWTEPLAHQLDVLGDVNTQENSLSMINTSEGSSNINTPLSMFSNTSVCTMTSSSISATLSSSSTPDFSDLLAHWAMDRENPNEFNCDYPLS; encoded by the exons ATGAGCAAACCGCTAATTATCCATAACGCGAAACGGACAGCACAGCTTCACGAGCGACATCCATCGAGCATTACACG GATGGCAGCAAGTGTTATCAGGACGCTTAGTAACCTGGGTTTGGCGAAACCCTTCCCTCCCTGCTTCTTTCCAGctgaggatgaggaggagacTGAAGAAGAATATGAAGAGGAGCTGAGAGAGGACAGTTTGGAGGAGGACGAGGATGCAGTAGCCAGTGAGTCTCAAGAGGAAGAGCCGTGGAGTTTTGATTCGTTCCCCAATAATGCTGAGATGACCAATCAGCTCCTGCGGTTTGCTGAACTCATCAGCAGCGATGTCCAGCGCTACTTCGGCCGAAGCCAAGATCCTGATGCCTGTGACATCTATGCAGAGAGACCGTGTCCAAAAGTCGGGGGCCGCCAGCGGTACTACGCTGACTTCATCAAAGTAGCATCATCAGGTCAGGCGGAGGAGCCTGAGTCGCTCGGGCCCCTTGCAGAGCTCTTTCAAGATGCTCAAAGGAAAGGACAGGGTTTACCCATGAACCAACGTCGCCTGCCAATCAGCTTTTGGACAGAACCTTTGGCACATCAGCTTGACGTCTTGGGTGATGTAAACACACAAGAGAACTCGCTCAGTATGATTAACACATCAGAGGGCTCCAGTAACATCAACACGCCATTGAGTATGTTCAGTAACACGAGCGTTTGCACCATGACCAGCTCCAGTATCTCAGCGACTCTCAGTAGCTCAAGCACACCAGACTTCAGTGATTTACTTGCTCACTGGGCCATGGACAGAGAGAATCCCAATGAATTCAACTGTGACTATCCACTTTCATAA
- the pgap6 gene encoding post-GPI attachment to proteins factor 6, translated as MEKYFAPCLLLYVIAGCFADDLTYLNGFYSKTPQRLSKYSWFGNVRLHHFRVPEDAVLARWLLTVSRGSGLNCGNQNITVHFRVGAPPVINPIETTFPNSTSVSLAHNLTLTIPSGQSGNVTLFNVTHPKPGDWFLAAHLPKDEGKIEQQGLPSCSYLFQAQMFLRRAADLPILQLNIPLYQTLTTTPALFKVFVPEFSSRLDVFILNCSVKLGNDCGLSITVGSSTLRQGSEVKQNCSGSESCSTSVLIPPWNSWLLVTVETSQPNTTIPFSISANVTVGCKPLSVSSDFNTSAFIRTIIAPQSNSSGGLSNTSVSIRDQPGLRANSSEPVCMRSPSVVRDEQDVLSLRFIVSSSNLTVTSDLPTVLTLEHSPGDSGGTFVVQLHLNTSSLVGGFAHVKACLTPSAPVLHVNRSQTCATGLMQGYSLSVSSNESQALLRIPFPDAAVWYLSLQTVCNDSVDCRNASAIVSASVSVSACIDDCGPYGECRLLRTHSYLYGACVCKAGWQGWGCTDGATAQSYSRQMTAALLLTLSNFFFIPPIVVALYRGYHVEAAIYFFTMFFSTFYHACDQPGVTVMCIMDYDTLQFCDFLGSVVSVWVTIVCMARLQDPVKYLLFMAGTLVISMAMQLDRRGLWNLLGPVLFALVIMVTSWVYRGVKRHQCYPPLWRRWVLFLLPGIVSALIGVCVYVFAQTDGNYYYTHSIWHVMVATSVVFLLPPREKHVPPWGWTNKICSYRRCKNEKVELYTVT; from the exons ATGGAAAAGTATTTTGCACCGTGCCTTCTACTGTATGTTATCGCTGGCTGTTTTGCTGACG ATCTCACTTACTTGAACGGGTTCTACTCTAAAACGCCTCAGAGGTTGTCCAAATACAGCTGGTTCGGTAATGTTCGGCTCCATCACTTCAGAGTACCGGAAGATGCGGTGCTCGCGCGGTGGCTGCTCACCGTCTCGCGGGGATCCGGACTGAACTGTGGCAACCAAAACATCACTGT GCACTTTAGGGTAGGAGCGCCCCCGGTCATCAACCCCATAGAAACAACCTTTCCAAACTCCACATCAGTGTCTCTTGCTCACAATTTAACGCTGACCATTCCCAGTGGACAGAGCGGCAATGTGACACTGTTCAATGTGACCCATCCCAAACCTGGAGACTGGTTCCTTGCTGCTCACCTGCCCAAGGATGAAGGGAAGATAGAgcagcag GGACTGCCATCTTGCTCATACCTATTTCAGGCACAGATGTTTTTAAGGAGAGCTGCTGACCTGCCAATCCTGCAGCTCAACATTCCACTCTATCAAACACTAACTACAACTCCAGCTCTGTTTAA GGTCTTTGTTCCAGAGTTCTCCTCCAGGTTGGATGTTTTCATCTTGAACTGTTCTGTAAAGCTGGGAAATGATTGCGGGCTGTCAATCACTGTAGGCTCCAGCACTTTGAGGCAGGGCTCAGAGGTGAAACAGAACTGTTCAGGGTCAGAGAGCTGCTCCACATCAGTCCTCATTCCCCCGTGGAACAGCTGGTTGCTGGTTACGGTTGAAACTAGTCAACCAAACACCACCATACCTTTCAGCATCTCTGCCAATGTCACAG TGGGATGTAAACCTTTGAGCGTCTCTTCAGATTTCAACACCTCAGCCTTCATTCGTACCATCATTGCTCCCCAAAGCAACAGCTCGGGTGGTCTCAGTAACACATCCGTTTCCATAAGAGACCAACCAGGCCTTCGTGCTAACAGCTCTGAGCCAGTGTGCATGAGAAGCCCTTCAGTGGTCAGAGATGAACAGGATGTGCTATCACTACGCTTCATCgtttccagcagcaacctaacCGTGACCTCAGACCTTCCCACTGTGCTCACACTTGAGCACTCTCCTGGTGACAGTGGCGGCACGTTTGTTGTACAGCTCCACTTGAACACT AGTTCTCTGGTTGGTGGATTTGCTCATGTCAAAGCATGTCTCACACCTTCAGCTCCTGTACTTCATGTCAACCGCAGCCAGACTTGTGCTACAG GGCTTATGCAGGGCTATTCTCTGAGCGTGAGCAGCAATGAATCACAGGCACTGTTGAGGATTCCGTTTCCAGACGCAGCAGTGTGGTACCTCAGCCTCCAGACCGTGTGCAATGACAG TGTCGACTGCAGGAACGCATCCGCAATAGTGAGTGCGTCTGTGAGTGTGAGTGCGTGCATCGATGACTGTGGACCGTATGGAGAGTGCAGACTGCTACGCACGCACAGCTACCTCTATGGCGCATGTGTGTGCAAAGCag GTTGGCAGGGATGGGGCTGTACGGACGGAGCGACTGCACAGTCGTACTCTCGGCAGATGACTGCGGCTCTGCTCCTCACCCTCAGTAACTTTTTCTTCATCCCACCCATCGTCGTGGCACTTTACAGAGGCTACCACGTCGAGGCCGCCATCTACTTCTTTACCATGTTTTTCTCCACG TTTTATCATGCTTGTGACCAGCCCGGTGTGACTGTGATGTGCATCATGGACTACGACACACTCCAGTTCTGTGATTTCTTGGGTTCTGTTGTGTCAGTGTGGGTGACTATTGTGTGCATGGCACGGCTCCAGGATCCAGTAAAATAT CTATTGTTTATGGCGGGCACTCTCGTCATTTCTATGGCAATGCAGTTGGACCGCAGGGGGCTATGGAACCTTTTAGGTCCTGTACTGTTTGCTTTAGTCATTATGGTCACTTCCTGG GTTTATCGAGGAGTGAAACGGCATCAGTGCTACCCTCCGTTGTGGCGCCGCTGGGTGTTGTTCCTGCTTCCGGGCATCGTATCTGCATTGATTGGAGTGTGCGTGTACGTCTTCGCTCAGACCGACGGCAACTACTACTACACTCATTCCATTTGGCATGTTATGGTGGCCACGAGTGTGGTCTTCCTCTTACCACCCCGTGAAAAACACGTTCCCCCCTGGGGCTGGACCAACAAAATCTGTAGCTACAGGAGATGTAAAAATGAGAAAGTAGAGCTTTACACTGTCACCTAA